A stretch of Mesorhizobium sp. M2A.F.Ca.ET.046.03.2.1 DNA encodes these proteins:
- a CDS encoding 3'-5' exonuclease codes for MGIEHETFFVIDVEGSGANPPEIVELAITPINDLKIGARRWEWRVQPNGPIAAAATRIHGITLDDVAEAPSIDDIAGEIMTWTDGQRVVGHNVRVELEIISRSIPDWRPSMAIDTLRLAKATRPGMRSYGLENLSQALHISEEAERLTGGHHHSAAFDTVVTALLFIELVSSIPAASRMAALMDADILNNRQGVLL; via the coding sequence ATGGGAATAGAGCACGAGACTTTTTTCGTCATAGACGTCGAAGGGAGCGGAGCCAATCCACCTGAAATCGTTGAGCTTGCCATCACCCCAATCAACGACCTCAAAATCGGAGCGCGGCGGTGGGAGTGGCGCGTGCAACCAAACGGACCAATAGCCGCCGCTGCAACGCGAATCCACGGTATCACGCTAGACGACGTTGCTGAGGCGCCTTCGATTGACGACATCGCAGGCGAGATAATGACTTGGACGGATGGACAGAGAGTCGTTGGCCACAATGTGCGCGTCGAGCTCGAAATCATTTCCAGGTCGATCCCCGACTGGAGGCCTTCGATGGCAATTGACACGCTTCGGTTGGCGAAGGCCACTCGTCCGGGGATGCGGTCCTATGGGCTCGAGAATCTCAGTCAGGCTTTGCACATTTCAGAAGAAGCGGAACGACTTACCGGAGGACACCATCACTCGGCGGCCTTCGATACAGTAGTCACCGCGCTTCTATTCATCGAACTCGTCTCAAGCATTCCTGCCGCCTCAAGAATGGCCGCTTTGATGGATGCCGATATCCTCAACAATCGCCAAGGGGTGCTGTTGTGA
- a CDS encoding radical SAM protein gives MAGKNLPAVLRDVVDYRKSGLSLNHVVGCPLDCGYCVRHLFDNYDMKKPHLVMSDHDAVETLVAHWAFRADTTPVQIFNRATDPFLTGVKDHLFACLEALDARGLSNPVLVITRWHIAPDDVARLERLSNLRVTVLITWSGIDDQRIEPVDSAIAERSLATLANHKTRTKSVLYWRPLIAGINDTDRHLRRASELAEMADATAFTGLFYREQIRAHFEAAGVPEMYDTIARRKILPRELELKLIAAFGVRPLFRKTSCAVAFAHGTADYNGHFGIREVCDICPASQLAVCARHHVRPDPETVAALAASVGLDTSDIRISERNIEVLGSQEQQRYFMQHALNYQVHDRAQPHHHGRHGRAEVGWE, from the coding sequence ATGGCCGGCAAGAATTTGCCGGCAGTTTTGAGGGATGTCGTTGACTACAGAAAATCAGGCTTGAGCCTGAATCACGTCGTAGGCTGCCCCCTGGACTGCGGTTATTGCGTGCGACATTTGTTCGATAATTACGACATGAAGAAACCGCACCTTGTCATGTCAGACCACGATGCGGTCGAAACATTGGTGGCCCACTGGGCTTTTCGAGCAGACACTACGCCGGTTCAGATCTTCAACAGAGCGACCGACCCCTTTCTGACTGGGGTCAAAGATCACCTCTTTGCTTGCCTCGAGGCGTTAGATGCCAGGGGCCTGTCCAACCCTGTGCTGGTAATCACACGCTGGCATATCGCACCAGACGATGTCGCTCGACTTGAACGTCTATCCAACCTGCGTGTGACTGTCCTGATCACTTGGTCCGGCATTGATGACCAACGCATAGAACCCGTCGACAGCGCAATCGCTGAGCGGTCGTTAGCCACCCTTGCCAACCATAAGACGCGAACTAAGTCGGTCCTCTATTGGAGACCATTGATAGCGGGAATAAACGACACCGATCGGCATCTGCGCCGCGCAAGTGAGTTAGCCGAAATGGCAGATGCCACCGCCTTTACCGGCCTTTTCTATAGAGAGCAGATAAGAGCCCACTTTGAGGCCGCAGGCGTGCCCGAAATGTATGACACCATTGCACGCCGCAAGATCTTACCGCGAGAATTGGAGCTGAAGTTGATCGCCGCCTTCGGAGTGCGGCCCTTGTTCCGAAAGACTTCATGTGCAGTCGCATTCGCCCATGGCACCGCGGACTACAATGGCCATTTTGGCATTCGAGAAGTTTGCGACATTTGTCCGGCCAGCCAATTGGCGGTGTGCGCGCGGCATCATGTGAGACCAGACCCCGAAACTGTCGCAGCCCTTGCGGCATCAGTCGGTTTGGACACCTCCGATATTCGCATCAGCGAACGTAACATCGAAGTTCTCGGTAGCCAGGAGCAGCAGCGGTACTTTATGCAGCATGCACTGAATTATCAGGTGCATGATCGAGCGCAGCCGCACCACCACGGCAGACACGGCAGAGCAGAAGTCGGATGGGAATAG